ATGGCGTGTATTTGCCATCGGACTCGTCACTACGGTAATCTCGCTATCAATTATGCTATTCAATTCCGAAATAGCTGATAGTAAGTTGGGTGAAAACGAGTTTTTGAACCTACTCCTTTTCAATACAAATAGAGCTTTAATCTCAGTTTTCCTGATTAGTACTTTAACCGTTTGGAAGAAGTTAATACTCTATCAGAAATCGAGAAGTTTAGTCGTTTACTGGAATATTTTCGAATCAGTACTTCTGATTTCTATATTCTTTAACCTGACAGAATTCACCCTTCAGAACAACGTACTTTTTCAAGTGCTATTTGCCATTATGGCTGTCATGGCAATCATTCTATCAGGGAATTTGAAATGGGTTGCTTACCTCAACTTCAAGCAAAAATGGAAGAGTGTTCTAATCATTCTACTCATTACCATTTACATATTCTATTTCTTTAATTACCTCTATGTAGCTTCTAACGATGCACTAGAACGACTCAATACGATCGATAATTTATTCATCATCGTAGTCTTTACCTTCTTACTCTTTTATAGTGTGTTTTCTGTTCTGGTGATACTCTTCAACCTACCGACATCTTCGGTTTTTGAAAAGAAAATGGAAGAAGCCATTAACTTTCAACGGTTAAGTCAGTCGATCCAACAAGGAGAAAACGAGGACCAAATCTTCGATGTATTACTTAACTCATCCATGAACGCCGTTTATGCAGATGCAGGTTGGATCGAAGTCACCTTGGATAACGCCGAGTCTAAAATTATTTCCAAGCATATCAGCCGAGAAAATCTTAATAGGGTAAAAGAGCAAATTCTTACCAGCAAGAATAGAACGGTTATAAAAAACCCTCTGGCAGTAAATTCTGATTCGGATAGAGTATTGGTCAACCTCAAAAAATCTAATTATAAATCTGTTTTCGTAGTGCCTCTCATTATTCAAAATGAGGTAAAAGGATTTATGTACCTGCTCAATGAAGTATCAGACAGCTTCAATAAAGAGATGATTTCTATCATTAACACTTTTGCAAGTCAGGCGAGTGTATCGATAGAAAACTTCAGGTTAATGGGTGATGCCCTATTAAATGAAAGATATAAGGAAGAGTTAAACATTGCCAAAAGTGTTCAAAGGGCCCTTCTTCCAAAAAAGTTAGATCACGACAGCGCATTTTCTATTCATGCATTCACTGAAGCTGCGGCCGAAGTTGGAGGTGATTACTATGACACCTATCAACTGAGCGAACATAGGTTTGTCATAGTCATTGGTGACGTGTCAGGAAAAGGAACCTCGGCGGCTTTTCACATGTCGCAAATGAAAGGAATCTTCCAAAGCCTAGTTCAGCTAGATCTTTCGGCGGAAGAATTTCTATTCCATGCCAATACCGCCTTGAGCAAGTGTTTAGAGAGAACTTCCTTTATCACACTGACCTACTTTATAATTGATACACAAGAAAGGACTATCGAGTTTTCAAGAGCTGGACACTGCCCTACTTTATACTATGAAAAGAAAAAGAAAGAGACCAGGTTCCTGGAAAACAAGGGACTAGGCCTTGGAATTATTCGTAACTCGACTTACAAAAACTTTATTCAGGTGAATAAAATGTCTTTCGGCAAAGATGATATCATCGTATTGTATACCGATGGAATTTCGGAAGCATCGAATGCCGATCATGACGAGTTTGGTTACGATCGTATGAAAAACTTATTAAATCAAAATGCGCATTACGATCCAACTATGATTCAAAAAGTCTTTATCAGCAAGCTCTACGAGTTCTGTGGCGGCAAAGACCTAGATGATGATTATACCATGTTGGTGATCAAGTTTAACTAATTATCGTAGAAGAGATTAAGACTATGATTGATATAAAAACAGAGACGGAAAACAATTATCTAATTATCTGCGTAGAAGGAGAAGCAGACGCAAGTTCTTCAATTCATTTGGACAAGGCCATTAGAGATGCTATTGACCAAGAGAACAAACATTTACTTGTCGACTGTACCAAACTTAACTATATCTCTTCCGCAGGTTTAGGTGTTTTTATGTCCTACATTGAGGAGATATCAGAAAAATCAATCCACTTCGTGTTGTTCGGGCTATCCGAAAAGGTGTTTAAAGTTTTTGGCATCTTAGGATTAGACCAACTTTTGACAATTAAAGAGAATAAGGAAGAAGCAGTTTCTGTGTTCAATGGCATATAGTTTCGACATACCGAGTAGCAAGAATAAATTGAGGCAAATGCGTCAGTTTGTGACTGATGTGCTAAATAAGCATCATGTATCTGATATTGAAGTCAATATGATGGTGCTAGCTGTGGATGAGGTTTGTGCCAATATTATCATTCACGGGCACCCTACCGATGATGAGAGTAAAGTAAAACTTTTGATTGATTTCAAAGCCGACGGTATTTGGTTTAAAATTATCGATCATGGAAATGCTTTTGACATTATGAGTTATGAAACGCCTTCTTTAGAAGACCTTATCAGAAGAAAGAATAAAGGAGGAATTGGCATTATGCTGGTTAAGAAAATCATGGACGATATCCAATTCAAAACAAGCCCGTCTAAGAATACACTCGCTCTCTACAAAAAAGTAGCTTTTACCAACCCATAGTAACAATGAGAGTTTTTTGCTCATTTTTATTGTGCCTCATAAGCATAAGTCAAACCCTCGGCTTCCAGTCTAAAGATGTAGTTCTGGCTACAGTAAACCAAGTCGAAATTTCTTCAGGAGAATTGCTCTATGCTTTTGAAAAAACTAATAGCTCTGGCGAAAACTTATCTTATGACTCCTTAAGTGCTTATTTAAATCGCTACATCGATTTTAAACTCAAGGTTTTAGAAGCTCGCCGACAAGGTTATGATACGCTTGCAGCATTAAAAACTGAGTTGCAGGGCTATGTTTCGCAAATCCCAAAGCCTTATTTGGTGAGTAAAGTCGATGAAGACTCACTGGTGAATGAAATTTACAAGAGAATGCATACTGAAATTGATGCCTCTCATATTTTGATCCCCTTGGCCCCTGAAGCTACCCCAGAAGATACTCTAAAAGCTTATATGCTCATAGATAGCCTCAGAGTAGCTGCTGATAGTAAAAATACATTTGAAGAACTAGCAAGGCAGTATTCAAAAGACGGTTCTGCTCTTCAAGGAGGTAATCTTGGCTGGTTTACAGCTATGGATATGGTCGGCCCGTTTGAAGATGTGGCCTATTCTACCCCTGTGGATCAAGTATCGACAATAGCTAAAACGAGATTTGGCTACCACATTATTTATGTAAACCGAAAGAGAAAGTCGAAAGGTAAGCTTAAAACGTCGCACATCTTCTTTAACAACAAGATTCAGAATGATGATGAAGCCAAAAAATCAGCTGCCAGCATTTATGATTCATTAAAAAATGGAGCGGATTGGAATACGATGGCAAGACTCTATTCTCAAGACAATAACACAAAAATGAAGGGTGGTGAACTCCCTTTGGCCAGAATAAAGCAATTACCAGATGATTTTATGGATATTGCCTACTCCTTGGATAAAATCGGTGACTTTTCAGCACCGCAGAAGACCAGTTTCGGTTGGCATATCGTAAAACTTGATGGTCAACAGGAGATACCTCCGCTTTCTTTAATTAAGTCAGAAATAACCCGAGTAATAGAGAAGTCAGGTAAAAAAAGTCTTGATCACGAAACACTATTCAAAAAGCTTAAAAACGAAAATCGTTATCAAAAGGCCGAGCAAACCTATAATGAGCTAGTCAACGCCCTTTCAAACAAAAACCTAGAAAAGATCCAAAAGTTGGGCTCTGAAACACTGTTTACGATCGGCGCGAAGAATGTTTTAGCACAAGGCTTTATAAATTTTTTACCCTCAAGAAATATCGCTCTGGACCCAATTGTTTTAGAATCTTTTTATCAGGATTATGAAGAACAGGTTATTATCGGTTATGAAGACTCTATCGCCACACAGAAATACCCAGAGTATGGATTTTTATTGAAGGAATACGAGGAAGGGCTTTTACTTTTTGAAATTATGCAAAATGAAGTCTGGAATAAAGCGATAACTGATTCTATACAGAATCGAAATTTCTACGAAAGTAATATTCAAAACTATGCGGTAGGTGTAAGGCTTCACGTTCAAGCAGTTTCGGGATTGGATGAAAAAAGCTTGGATCAACTCATTAAAATTCAAAAAAAGTCAAAGAATAAAAGCGATCTAAAACAAATTGCTGATGAGCATTTGGGGCGCTCAAAACGATCGCTGTTAAAAATTGTAAAAAGAACAATTAAGGTATCCGAAATACCTAATTTCGAGCCAGTTGGAGTAAAATCTGGCTCATGGGTATACAATTCAGCGACTGGTGAACATTATTTGGTCGAAGAATTTATACCTGCTGGAACCTATAAGTTCGAGGAAATTAAAGGTTTAGTAATCTCTGATTATCAGGATTACTTGGATGAACAATGGATTCAATCGCTTAGAGAAAGAGCAGACATTAAGATTTATAAAAAAGCGTTAAAGAGTATTAGCACGAATTGAATTACAAGCCGTTTACGATATTAGCATTTTCACTATTCATAACCTCCTGCGACTATTTATCTAAGTCGAATGAGAGTGGGACCGCTAATGGCCGAAACATAGTCGCTAATGTGGGCAATGCTTACCTTTATAAATCTGATATCTCTTCCTTGGTTTCGCCGAACGCAACCGAAAAAGACAGCCTGAGGATAACAGAACTATTTGTAAAAAACTGGATTAAAAAGGAGCTGCTTGTCAAAGAAGCTGCAAATAATGTCCGAATAGATCAGTCAGAAATCGATCGTAAAGCCTCTGATTACAGATATGCCTTAATTGCTTATGAGTACCAAAAATTGATTGTCCAAAACTCCTTAGACACACTGGTGACCGAGGATGAAATCAATGCCTATTATGAAGAAAACAAGGACAATTTCACTTTGAGGCAAAATATTTTGAGAGGGCGTTTTCTAAAAGTAAATAAAGATGCCCCTAAGAAAAATGACATCAGAAGGTGGCTCAAATCAAATCGACCACAAGACATAGAGTCGTTAAGATCATACGCTTTCCAGTTCGCAGACAACTACTCGCTAGAAGATTCGGTTTGGTTGAAACTTGATGATATTATTAAAAACTCACCCTTTTCGACCATTTCTAACAAGGTTCAATTTCTTAGAAGAAACAGGTATGTAGAAGAGGCGGATTCTACCTACCTTTACCTACTCAAAATTGACGAGTATAAAATTTCTAAGGAAGCATCGCCATTAGAGTTTGTGCAGGAAGAGATCAAGGATATAATAATCAATAAGAGGAAGGTAGCCTTGGCTAAAAGTTTGGAGAATGATATTTATGAACGTGCAAAGGAAAATGAAGACTACAAGATTTATCGTTAAAACAGCTTTAATCATCTTGCTTCTTACACCATTTACTGTTTTGGCACAGGAAGGTGAAGTAGTGGATAAAATTATTGCTAAAGTTGATGACAAGATCATTTTGAAGAGTGAGTTAGAATCGGCTTACATTCAATTTTTAACAAGTCCTGATGCACAGAATTTTCAAGGAGATGCTAGATGCGCACTGCTCCAAAACTTCGTTGAAGGTAGAGTGCTCCTTATCATGGCCGATATTGATTCCACGTTTGTTGAACCTGCCAGATTGGATTATGAAATGCAAAGTAGAGGTCAGTCAATTATTCAGCGCTTTGGCTCAGAAGAGGCTATACTCCAAAACTACGGAAAGACTTTAGATCAGATTCTGAACGAGCTAAAACCTACTATCGAGGATCAAGTACGAATGGAAATGCAGGAAAGCAATATTCTAAAAGATGTTGTGGTAACACCAAAAGAGGTCCGAAAATTTTTCCAAAGATTCCCTAAGGATAGTCTTCCTTTATACCCTGTAGAATATGAAGTTGGAGTCATTATAAAAGAGCCAGAAGTAAGTGAAGAAGAGAAGGAAAAGGTTAGAAAAGAGCTCATTGCGCTTAGAAACAAGGCACTTAATGGTGAAAGCTTCGAGATTCTAGCCACATTTAACTCTGAGGGCCCATCAGGACAAAATGGTGGAAACCTAGGGTTTATGGCTCGTGGAGCGCTAGACCCCGCATACGAAGCAGGCGCTTTAGCCTTGAAACCGGGTGAAATTTCGATGCCCGTTGAATCGGACTTTGGTATCCACATTATTCAATTGGTAGAAAAACGTGGAAATGAATTTCAAACGCGTCATATTCTAAAA
This is a stretch of genomic DNA from Roseivirga misakiensis. It encodes these proteins:
- a CDS encoding peptidyl-prolyl cis-trans isomerase, coding for MNYKPFTILAFSLFITSCDYLSKSNESGTANGRNIVANVGNAYLYKSDISSLVSPNATEKDSLRITELFVKNWIKKELLVKEAANNVRIDQSEIDRKASDYRYALIAYEYQKLIVQNSLDTLVTEDEINAYYEENKDNFTLRQNILRGRFLKVNKDAPKKNDIRRWLKSNRPQDIESLRSYAFQFADNYSLEDSVWLKLDDIIKNSPFSTISNKVQFLRRNRYVEEADSTYLYLLKIDEYKISKEASPLEFVQEEIKDIIINKRKVALAKSLENDIYERAKENEDYKIYR
- a CDS encoding ATP-binding protein, whose amino-acid sequence is MAYSFDIPSSKNKLRQMRQFVTDVLNKHHVSDIEVNMMVLAVDEVCANIIIHGHPTDDESKVKLLIDFKADGIWFKIIDHGNAFDIMSYETPSLEDLIRRKNKGGIGIMLVKKIMDDIQFKTSPSKNTLALYKKVAFTNP
- a CDS encoding peptidylprolyl isomerase; translation: MKTTRFIVKTALIILLLTPFTVLAQEGEVVDKIIAKVDDKIILKSELESAYIQFLTSPDAQNFQGDARCALLQNFVEGRVLLIMADIDSTFVEPARLDYEMQSRGQSIIQRFGSEEAILQNYGKTLDQILNELKPTIEDQVRMEMQESNILKDVVVTPKEVRKFFQRFPKDSLPLYPVEYEVGVIIKEPEVSEEEKEKVRKELIALRNKALNGESFEILATFNSEGPSGQNGGNLGFMARGALDPAYEAGALALKPGEISMPVESDFGIHIIQLVEKRGNEFQTRHILKTPKPNAQDILDADEFLKDLRKQILADSITFEEAAKLYSDDNSTKINGGFYTDQFGSIRISAGSLDPDLFFEIDKLKDGEISMPEKIQVGQDAQVSRIIFRKKRYAPHRANLKDDYEKLKAATTQMKKAQKRAEYLQEKMKEVYLDIDPEYDRCGIINK
- a CDS encoding peptidylprolyl isomerase, giving the protein MRVFCSFLLCLISISQTLGFQSKDVVLATVNQVEISSGELLYAFEKTNSSGENLSYDSLSAYLNRYIDFKLKVLEARRQGYDTLAALKTELQGYVSQIPKPYLVSKVDEDSLVNEIYKRMHTEIDASHILIPLAPEATPEDTLKAYMLIDSLRVAADSKNTFEELARQYSKDGSALQGGNLGWFTAMDMVGPFEDVAYSTPVDQVSTIAKTRFGYHIIYVNRKRKSKGKLKTSHIFFNNKIQNDDEAKKSAASIYDSLKNGADWNTMARLYSQDNNTKMKGGELPLARIKQLPDDFMDIAYSLDKIGDFSAPQKTSFGWHIVKLDGQQEIPPLSLIKSEITRVIEKSGKKSLDHETLFKKLKNENRYQKAEQTYNELVNALSNKNLEKIQKLGSETLFTIGAKNVLAQGFINFLPSRNIALDPIVLESFYQDYEEQVIIGYEDSIATQKYPEYGFLLKEYEEGLLLFEIMQNEVWNKAITDSIQNRNFYESNIQNYAVGVRLHVQAVSGLDEKSLDQLIKIQKKSKNKSDLKQIADEHLGRSKRSLLKIVKRTIKVSEIPNFEPVGVKSGSWVYNSATGEHYLVEEFIPAGTYKFEEIKGLVISDYQDYLDEQWIQSLRERADIKIYKKALKSISTN
- a CDS encoding GAF domain-containing SpoIIE family protein phosphatase — encoded protein: MSLKIHFTPKFYMRASMTMAVLMWVIATLIQILEVLAAKSSLDLEISKYIPILLEDLFYIFIIVYYRFKILSVESGGFVDLLWRVFAIGLVTTVISLSIMLFNSEIADSKLGENEFLNLLLFNTNRALISVFLISTLTVWKKLILYQKSRSLVVYWNIFESVLLISIFFNLTEFTLQNNVLFQVLFAIMAVMAIILSGNLKWVAYLNFKQKWKSVLIILLITIYIFYFFNYLYVASNDALERLNTIDNLFIIVVFTFLLFYSVFSVLVILFNLPTSSVFEKKMEEAINFQRLSQSIQQGENEDQIFDVLLNSSMNAVYADAGWIEVTLDNAESKIISKHISRENLNRVKEQILTSKNRTVIKNPLAVNSDSDRVLVNLKKSNYKSVFVVPLIIQNEVKGFMYLLNEVSDSFNKEMISIINTFASQASVSIENFRLMGDALLNERYKEELNIAKSVQRALLPKKLDHDSAFSIHAFTEAAAEVGGDYYDTYQLSEHRFVIVIGDVSGKGTSAAFHMSQMKGIFQSLVQLDLSAEEFLFHANTALSKCLERTSFITLTYFIIDTQERTIEFSRAGHCPTLYYEKKKKETRFLENKGLGLGIIRNSTYKNFIQVNKMSFGKDDIIVLYTDGISEASNADHDEFGYDRMKNLLNQNAHYDPTMIQKVFISKLYEFCGGKDLDDDYTMLVIKFN
- a CDS encoding STAS domain-containing protein; the encoded protein is MIDIKTETENNYLIICVEGEADASSSIHLDKAIRDAIDQENKHLLVDCTKLNYISSAGLGVFMSYIEEISEKSIHFVLFGLSEKVFKVFGILGLDQLLTIKENKEEAVSVFNGI